A genomic region of Venturia canescens isolate UGA chromosome 7, ASM1945775v1, whole genome shotgun sequence contains the following coding sequences:
- the Hmg-2 gene encoding high mobility group protein 20A isoform X2 yields the protein MSENPPLGDAPESNGVVEQSTFNGESGDHLPHKAPDMLSDNGVKKDPAPTGTVATPNSNQSRAKKRKKAPRDATAPKQPLTGYFRFLNDRREKVRTENPTIPFAEITKILASEWSTLPADQKQQYLDAAEQDRERYNREFSDYKQTEAYRLFSERQLIEKQNEISKKERNGTEITPPEPIETHQEKVNDFSGFDIPIFTEEFLDHNKACETELRQLRKATSDYEAQNAVLQRHVDSLHAAVNRLESETNQQRTTNQSLQRHLDMLRSQLASCFSTVSLPGTHEGATLQNIDTYVERLETLLSGNAEATLRSAARSAVSQLELIG from the exons ATGAGTGAAAACCCTCCACTGGGCGATGCTCCGGAAAGCAACGGTGTTGTCGAACAATCGACATTCAATGGGGAATCCGGGGATCATCTTCCGC ACAAAGCTCCGGACATGCTTTCTGACAACGGTGTAAAAAAAGATCCTGCCCCCACTGGAACCGTTGCTACCCCAAACAGCAATCAAAGCAGAGcaaagaaacggaaaaaagcTCCACGAGATGCAACTGCACCGAAACAGCCTCTCACAGGATATTTTAG ATTTTTGAATGATCGACGAGAAAAGGTTCGAACAGAGAATCCAACAATTCCATTCGCTGAAATAACAAAGATTTTGGCTTCGGAATGGAGCACGCTACCTGCTGATCAGAAACAG CAATATTTGGACGCAGCTGAACAGGACAGAGAACGCTACAACCGTGAATTCAGTGATTATAAACAAACGGAAGCTTACAGATTGTTCAGCGAGCGACAATTAATAGAAAAACAGAATGAAATCAGCAAAAAGGAGAGAAATGGGACAGAAATCACTCCCCCAGAGCCAATc GAAACTCATCAGGAAAAAGTTAACGATTTTTCGGGTTTCGATATACCGATATTTACCGAAGAATTTTTAGATCACAACAAAG CTTGCGAAACTGAGCTGCGACAGTTGAGGAAAGCGACTTCAGATTACGAAGCTCAAAATGCAGTGCTCCAACGACACGTTGACAGTCTTCACGCTGCAGTTAATCGGCTTGAGTCTGAAACGAATCAGCAACGAACGACGAATCAATCGTTGCAGCGTCATTTGGACATGTTGCGCTCGCAACTTGCTTCTTGTTTCTCCACAGTTTCTCTTCCAG gcACTCATGAAGGAGCAACATTGCAAAACATCGACACTTACGTCGAAAGACTAGAGACACTGTTAAGCGGAAACGCGGAAGCAACTTTGAGAAGCGCTGCAAGAAGTGCAGTTTCGCAACTCGAATTAATAGGATGA
- the Hmg-2 gene encoding high mobility group protein 20A isoform X1 → MSENPPLGDAPESNGVVEQSTFNGESGDHLPHKMLVNLKDKAPDMLSDNGVKKDPAPTGTVATPNSNQSRAKKRKKAPRDATAPKQPLTGYFRFLNDRREKVRTENPTIPFAEITKILASEWSTLPADQKQQYLDAAEQDRERYNREFSDYKQTEAYRLFSERQLIEKQNEISKKERNGTEITPPEPIETHQEKVNDFSGFDIPIFTEEFLDHNKACETELRQLRKATSDYEAQNAVLQRHVDSLHAAVNRLESETNQQRTTNQSLQRHLDMLRSQLASCFSTVSLPGTHEGATLQNIDTYVERLETLLSGNAEATLRSAARSAVSQLELIG, encoded by the exons ATGAGTGAAAACCCTCCACTGGGCGATGCTCCGGAAAGCAACGGTGTTGTCGAACAATCGACATTCAATGGGGAATCCGGGGATCATCTTCCGC ACAAAATGTTGGTTAACTTGAAAGACAAAGCTCCGGACATGCTTTCTGACAACGGTGTAAAAAAAGATCCTGCCCCCACTGGAACCGTTGCTACCCCAAACAGCAATCAAAGCAGAGcaaagaaacggaaaaaagcTCCACGAGATGCAACTGCACCGAAACAGCCTCTCACAGGATATTTTAG ATTTTTGAATGATCGACGAGAAAAGGTTCGAACAGAGAATCCAACAATTCCATTCGCTGAAATAACAAAGATTTTGGCTTCGGAATGGAGCACGCTACCTGCTGATCAGAAACAG CAATATTTGGACGCAGCTGAACAGGACAGAGAACGCTACAACCGTGAATTCAGTGATTATAAACAAACGGAAGCTTACAGATTGTTCAGCGAGCGACAATTAATAGAAAAACAGAATGAAATCAGCAAAAAGGAGAGAAATGGGACAGAAATCACTCCCCCAGAGCCAATc GAAACTCATCAGGAAAAAGTTAACGATTTTTCGGGTTTCGATATACCGATATTTACCGAAGAATTTTTAGATCACAACAAAG CTTGCGAAACTGAGCTGCGACAGTTGAGGAAAGCGACTTCAGATTACGAAGCTCAAAATGCAGTGCTCCAACGACACGTTGACAGTCTTCACGCTGCAGTTAATCGGCTTGAGTCTGAAACGAATCAGCAACGAACGACGAATCAATCGTTGCAGCGTCATTTGGACATGTTGCGCTCGCAACTTGCTTCTTGTTTCTCCACAGTTTCTCTTCCAG gcACTCATGAAGGAGCAACATTGCAAAACATCGACACTTACGTCGAAAGACTAGAGACACTGTTAAGCGGAAACGCGGAAGCAACTTTGAGAAGCGCTGCAAGAAGTGCAGTTTCGCAACTCGAATTAATAGGATGA